One region of Zingiber officinale cultivar Zhangliang chromosome 7B, Zo_v1.1, whole genome shotgun sequence genomic DNA includes:
- the LOC122006407 gene encoding formin-like protein 20 — MALFRRLFYRKPPDRLLEISERVYVFDCCFSVETLGEQEYSDYLNGIVTQLNDYFPEASFMVFNFREGNQRSHISDILSDYGMTVMDYPVQYEGCPLLPLVMIHHFLKSSESWLSLEGQHNVLLMHCERGGWPVLAFMLAGLLLYRKQYTGEHKTLDMVYKQAPKELLHLLSPINPQSSHLRYLQYIARRGNASEWPPKDMPLTLESLILRVIPNCNGEGGCRPMVRIYGQDPLAPNRNPKILFATPKTKKLIRNHKQGEEMPLRINTHCRIQGDVVMECIHMDKDLEHEKMMFRVMFNTAFVQSNILMLSREEIDVVWNSEEHFPRDFKAEVIFSDFDAYESDSSSDTLVEDGNETEGTFTEAEEFFEAEEIFTNADWHNANRDSEAAKAESGTSTDGRNTTSETYSLTGGTINRFEQSKDKEDSNTRGSNKLAGFVVEMTMEKAPSMPGPDETHSEFGKPEHDDDIVTEKSVTSECMVHIEEKGVIESSTSQQNFKEVASPFFEEKKIISTLKVDSEDVSKKSTNLIYKNPSQDTIGHERETDSSRLQEKVEHYSVSTLRTPPETVTKFPTASIISDGKIISENSISLDDTFTCHEKNIVEVSKFKHEEKEIIAVDVEVKNIVETLKPADNHVIEKTMTSCNMISRKEIATDTAEALPEKIDPKFDNVTASKTLVDNGCHQEGQNISREVKCKSKKETENSVTQKKAETKTLIQKSKNNEQKQTSEVYQHSTMKKPLTSTTQPDSPVCKPIVKKLDSSVGPKKSTKPKTNARWISPKKDSDATLVYIPPHPPSRYNSAPPALAISAAQGPMLSSIEEVLQSSSGSSTLPTSGNPPPMSQVHDSSPPPPPPFSFATPKTENVDTIYATPLIHSLPLQPLPPPTPPPFSSFGISDESFQISSQTSPLVTNVSYIKVTPPPPHPPLPSSKIDCYVTQSAPPLGASSGDPLIPSSSPMMSKTSTSYLPSPSINPPPTPPPPPPPSAISCNSSLTPPPTPNPPPSTRICSSPPPLPSLSLSNGYTKAPSMASPPPSLPPLPLSSSSKFPSGSTLIPPSSLVRGVLSPPPPPPQPPLAHDNIPCPPLPPPPPKSHGASLPPPPPPPPPNSHAPPPPPPPLSNSHGAPPPSSPPSNSRGAPPPPPPPPPNPHSIPPPHPPPPPPPLLPNSRGAPTPPAPPPPPPPPPTTNLRGAPPPPPPPPRPRSNAPPSTPPPPSPLGPRVSAPPPPPPSSCAPPPPPLGPRGGPSPPPSPRGSAPPPPTPPRAPGAPPLPPTNGQVDSRGVFPNGGRGRGLTRSTALNGSSLVPRRSSLKPLHWVKVTRAVQGSLWAELQRSGDASSASEFDVSELESLFSTVVSKTDDSSTSDGRRKSVGSKSDKVHLIELRRANNTEIMLTKVKMPLPDLMSAALALDDSILDVDQVENLIKFCPTKEEMELLKGYTGDKERLGKCEQFFLELMKVPRVESKLRVFSFKIQFGSQVSELRQSLNTIDSTCAEIRNSDKLKEIMKKILFLGNTLNQGTTRGSAIGFRLDSLLKLTDTRATNNKMTLMHYLCKVIASRSPSLLDFHEHLSSLEAASKIQLKSLAEEMQAIVKGLEKVELELNASENDGPVSEIFRKTLKEFIVVAGAEVQSLTTLYTAAGRNADALALYFGEDPARCPFEQVIATLSNFVLLFRKAHQENCKQAELDRKKAEKEREMEKSKTLMQNSKDDLKESSLSQQLTQAKEKVNSKNRSEKDIR, encoded by the exons ATGGCGTTGTTCAGGAGGCTTTTCTACCGGAAGCCGCCGGATCGGCTGCTGGAGATCTCGGAAAGAGTCTATG TGTTTGATTGCTGCTTCTCGGTTGAAACTCTTGGGGAACAAGAATACAGTGACTACTTGAATGGCATAGTCACCCAACTGAATGATTACTTCCCAGAAGCTTCGTTCATGGTGTTTAATTTTAGAGAAGGTAATCAAAGGAGCCACATCTCGGACATTTTATCTGACTATGGCATGACAGTCATGGACTATCCTGTCCAGTATGAAGGGTGTCCTCTTCTTCCACTCGTGATGATCCACCACTTTTTGAAGTCAAGCGAAAGCTGGCTGTCACTGGAAGGGCAACATAATGTGTTACTAATGCACTGTGAGAGAGGAGGTTGGCCGGTGCTTGCTTTCATGCTTGCTGGTTTGCTCCTTTACAGAAAGCAGTACACTGGAGAGCATAAGACTCTTGACATGGTGTATAAACAAGCCCCCAAGGAATTACTCCATCTTTTGTCCCCAATAAACCCACAATCTTCTCACCTGAGATATCTTCAGTACATAGCAAGACGAGGCAATGCATCAGAATGGCCTCCAAAAGACATGCCTTTAACCTTGGAATCATTGATTCTCAGGGTAATACCCAATTGTAACGGGGAAGGAGGTTGCAGACCAATGGTTCGCATCTATGGTCAAGATCCTTTGGCTCCCAATAGGAATCCAAAGATCCTCTTTGCAACTCCTAAGACCAAGAAGCTCATTCGAAACCACAAGCAG GGGGAGGAGATGCCATTAAGGATAAATACCCATTGTCGCATTCAAGGAGATGTAGTTATGGAGTGCATTCATATGGATAAAGATCTAGAACATGAGAAGATGATGTTCAGGGTGATGTTCAACACAGCTTTTGTCCAATCTAATATTCTGATGCTCTCGCGCGAGGAAATTGATGTCGTGTGGAATTCTGAGGAACATTTTCCTAGAGATTTCAAAGCTGAG GTGATATTTTCAGACTTTGATGCTTATGAATCTGATTCAAGTTCAGATACATTGGTTGAAGATGGTAATGAAACAGAAGGTACTTTTACTGAAGCTGAGGAGTTCTTTgaggcagaggaaatttttactaatGCAGATTGGCATAATGCAAATCGAGATTCTGAAGCAGCAAAAGCTGAAAGTGGAACTTCCACAGATGGTAGGAATACCACGTCAGAAACATACAGTTTAACTGGTGGAACAATAAATAGGTTTGAACAAAGCAAAGATAAAGAGGATTCAAATACAAGAGGTTCCAATAAGTTAGCAGGTTTTGTTGTGGAAATGACAATGGAGAAAGCTCCTAGTATGCCAGGTCCAGATGAGACCCATTCTGAATTTGGCAAACCTGAGCATGATGATGATATTGTGACAGAGAAATCAGTTACTTCAGAATGTATGGTTCATATTGAAGAGAAAGGTGTGATAGAAAGCAGCACAAGTCAACAGAACTTCAAGGAAGTAGCTTCTCCATTTttcgaagaaaaaaaaattattagcacGCTTAAGGTTGATTCTGAAGATGTATCAAAGAAGAGTACCAATCTTATCTATAAGAATCCAAGTCAAGACACAATTGGTCATGAAAGAGAGACCGACTCTAGTAGACTTCAAGAGAAAGTCGAACATTATAGTGTAAGTACATTAAGAACCCCACCAGAGACTGTAACTAAATTTCCTACTGCCTCTATCATTAGTGATGGTAAAATTATCAGTGAAAATTCCATATCTCTGGATGACACTTTTACTTGTCACGAGAAGAACATAGTAGAAGTCAGCAAATTCAAACATGAGGAGAAGGAAATTATTGCAGTTGATGTTGAAGTGAAGAATATAGTTGAAACCTTGAAACCTGCAGATAACCATGTTATTGAAAAGACAATGACCTCATGTAATATGATTTCTAGGAAAGAAATTGCAACTGATACAGCAGAAGCATTACCAGAAAAAATTGACCCAAAATTTGATAATGTTACCGCGAGTAAAACCCTGGTTGACAATGGTTGCCATCAAGAGGGACAAAATATATCAAGAGAAGTGAAGTGTAAATCCAAAAAGGAAACAGAAAACTCTGTTACTCAAAAGAAAGCAGAGACCAAGACCCTTATTCAGAAGTCAAAAAATAATGAACAGAAGCAAACTTCAGAAGTATATCAGCATTCGACAATGAAGAAACCATTAACCAGCACAACGCAACCTGATTCTCCAGTATGCAAACCAATTGTCAAGAAACTGGACTCTTCAGTAGGTCCAAAGAAATCGACAAAGCCCAAAACAAATGCTAGGTGGATCTCACCAAAAAAAGACTCTGATGCTACGTTAGTGTATATTCCACCCCACCCTCCATCAAGATATAATAGTGCACCTCCTGCTCTGGCCATCTCTGCAGCTCAAG GGCCAATGTTGTCTTCAATCGAGGAAGTACTTCAATCTTCTTCAGGGTCGAGCACTCTACCTACCTCTGGAAATCCACCTCCCATGTCACAAGTTCATGATAGTTCACCTCCACCGCCACCGCCCTTTTCTTTTGCTACTCCAAAGACAGAAAATGTTGATACCATATATGCTACGCCACTAATTCATTCATTGCCTTTGCAACCACTGCCACCACCTACACCACCACCATTTTCCTCATTTGGAATCTCAGATGAATCTTTCCAGATATCCTCCCAAACCTCACCTTTAGTAACCAATGTTTCTTATATAAAGGTTACACCACCCCCACCTCATCCTCCTCTTCCATCCAGTAAAATTGACTGCTATGTCACACAGTCAGCACCTCCATTAGGAGCATCAAGTGGAGATCCATTAATTCCTTCATCTTCACCTATGATGTCTAAAACATCCACTAGTTATTTGCCATCCCCATCGATCAATCCTCCACCAACACCACCACCACCTCCACCTCCCTCAGCAATATCATGCAATAGTTCTTTGACTCCCCCTCCCACTCCCAATCCACCTCCATCTACAAGAATTTGTTCTAGTCCTCCTCCACTACCATCACTTTCATTGTCGAATGGTTATACTAAAGCTCCTTCAATGGCATCTCCTCCACCATCACTGCCTCCTTTGCCTCTCTCAAGTTCTTCAAAGTTTCCTAGTGGTTCCACTCTTATACCACCTTCTTCTCTAGTACGTGGGGTTCTTTCACCACCCCCTCCACCCCCACAACCACCATTAGCACATGATAATATTCCTTGCCCACCTCTGCCTCCGCCTCCTCCTAAATCACACGGTGCTTCTCTTcctccaccacctcctcctcctcctccaaactcacatgctcctcctcctccaccaccacCTCTTTCTAACTCACATGGTGCCCCTCCACCATCATCACCTCCTTCAAACTCACGTggtgctcctcctcctccaccgccACCACCTCCCAATCCACACAGTATTCctcctcctcatcctcctccaccaccaccaccactactTCCTAACTCACGTGGTGCTCCTACTCCTCctgcaccaccaccaccaccaccaccacctcctACCACTAATTTGCGTGGTgctcctcctccacctcctccacctccTAGACCACGAAGTAATGCCCCTCCATCGACGCCACCTCCACCTTCTCCTCTAGGCCCACGAGTTAGTGCTCCTCCTCCACCACCTCCGAGTTCATGTGCGCCACCTCCACCCCCTCTAGGACCACGTGGTGGTCCTTCTCCTCCTCCCAGTCCACGTGGAAGTGCACCTCCTCCACCTACACCACCTCGGGCACCAGGCGCACCACCACTTCCACCAACCAATGGCCAAGTTGATTCAAGAGGGGTATTTCCCAATGGAGGAAGAGGTCGGGGGCTCACACGTTCTACAGCCTTAAATGGATCAAGTTTGGTGCCCCGTAGGTCATCGTTAAAACCATTACACTGGGTGAAAGTAACAAGAGCTGTTCAAGGAAGTTTATGGGCTGAGCTACAAAGATCTGGCGATGCTTCAAG TGCTTCAGAATTTGATGTTTCAGAACTTGAAAGCCTCTTTTCAACTGTGGTTTCAAAAACAGATGATAGCTCAACATCTGATGGACGCCGTAAATCTGTTGGATCAAAATCAGATAAAGTCCACCTA ATTGAATTGAGGCGTGCAAATAACACTGAAATCATGCTGACAAAGGTCAAGATGCCACTTCCTGATTTGATG AGTGCTGCCCTGGCATTGGACGATTCAATTTTAGATGTTGATCAAGTGGAGAATCTCATCAAATTTTGTCCAACTAAAGAGGAAATGGAACTCCTAAAG GGTTATACTGGTGACAAAGAAAGACTTGGCAAGTGTGAGCAG TTTTTCTTGGAGTTGATGAAAGTTCCAAGGGTGGAATCCAAATTAAGAGTTTTCTCTTTCAAGATTCAGTTTGGTTCTCAG GTTTCTGAACTTAGACAAAGTCTGAACACTATAGATTCTACTTGTGCGGAG ATTCGCAATTCTGATAAACTGAAGGAGATCATGAAGAAAATTCTTTTCCTTGGTAATACCTTAAATCAAGGAACTACAAGAG GCTCAGCTATTGGCTTTCGCTTGGACAGCCTTCTTAAACTTACTGACACTCGAGCTACTAACAATAAGATGACACTTATGCACTATTTGTGCAAG GTAATTGCTTCAAGATCTCCATCTCTTTTGGATTTTCATGAGCATCTTAGTAGCTTGGAAGCGGCATCAAAG ATTCAATTGAAATCTTTGGCTGAAGAAATGCAGGCTATTGTCAAGGGTTTAGAAAAGGTTGAGTTGGAACTGAATGCATCTGAAAATGATGGCCCTGTGTCAGAAATCTTCCGAAAA ACCTTGAAGGAATTTATTGTTGTTGCTGGAGCTGAGGTACAATCATTAACAACACTCTATACAGCAGCG GGTAGAAATGCTGATGCCCTTGCCCTATATTTTGGTGAAGATCCTGCACGCTGTCCCTTTGAACAAG TTATAGCTACACTTTCAAATTTTGTATTGTTGTTCCGTAAAGCACATCAGGAGAACTGCAAGCAAGCTGAACTTGACAGAAAGAAGGctgaaaaagagagagagatggAAAAGTCTAAAACTCTGATGCAGAACAGTAAAGAT GACTTGAAGGAATCAAGTTTGAGCCAGCAGTTGACACAAGCAAAGGAGAAGGTTAACTCTAAAAACAGAAGCGAAAAAGACATTAGATGA
- the LOC122006410 gene encoding protein TRIGALACTOSYLDIACYLGLYCEROL 5, chloroplastic-like: MVLTSFDGVGIGLGFGIGCGFGVGWGFGGMPLTTFGMGIGGGCGVGFGLGWGFGTAFGCKYRSSKVSFQGLENGNERIRDETSVPVSSKHSQ, from the exons ATGGTTCTCACAAGCTTCGACGGCGTCGGCATCGGCCTTG GGTTCGGGATTGGATGCGGGTTTGGAGTTGGATGGGGTTTTGGAG GTATGCCTCTGACTACCTTTGGAATGGGAATCG GGGGAGGCTGTGGAGTTGGATTTGGTCTTGGTTGGGGCTTCGGCACTGCATTTGGTTGTAAATATCGATCCTCCAAAGTGAGTTTCCAAGGACTCGAAAATGGTAATGAGAGAATCAGAGATGAAACATCAGTGCCAGTTTCATCAAAGCACTCTCAGTAG
- the LOC122006409 gene encoding protein TRI1-like: MAAATGFLTAFSVGDLASPITLPRRATRRAPAAAEAGTDEAEKKKKKQWGITKPRPVSPQLQAVVGEVEIPRTQALKKIWAYIKENNLQDPDDKRIIVCDEKLHDIFGKDRVGFLEISGLLNPHFTK, translated from the exons ATGGCGGCAGCCACAGGCTTTCTCACGGCATTTTCCGTCGGCGATCTGGCGTCCCCTATCACGCTTCCACGCCGTGCCACGCGGAGAGCCCCCGCGGCAGCGGAGGCGGGGACGGATgaggcagagaagaagaagaagaagcagtggGGCATCACCAAGCCCAGGCCAGTGTCGCCCCAACTCCAGGCGGTGGTTGGCGAGGTGGAGATACCCCGGACCCAAGCGCTCAAGAAGATTTGGGCTTATATCAAGGAGAACAATCTTCAG gatccgGATGACAAGAGGATAATAGTATGCGATGAGAAACTACACGATATTTTCGGTAAAGATCGTGTTGGATTCTTGGAGATTTCAGGACTTCTTAATCCTCATTTTACAAAGTGA